One window of the Prinia subflava isolate CZ2003 ecotype Zambia chromosome 1, Cam_Psub_1.2, whole genome shotgun sequence genome contains the following:
- the LOC134548736 gene encoding cytochrome P450 7A1: MFLASWIWGMAVILCCVSWFLLGRRRRRQGEPPLENGFLPYLGCALKFGANPLEFLKEKQKKHGHIFTCHVAGKYIHFLTDPFSYHALMRQGKHLDWKKFHFATSAKAFGHGSIDPAEGNTTENFHQTFIRTLQGNALDALIEAMMENLQYVMLQSRAPKLQSNTWVTEGLYTFCCQVMFESGFLTLFGKEFNSNNDKNLSSKQETERAHILNALENFKEFDKIFPALVAGLPIHLFKSAHSARERLGEALLHKNLLKRDNLSELVTLRMFLNDTLSTFDDMEKAKTHVAVLWASQANTIPATFWTLFYLLKSPEAMRAATKEVQNVLESAEESISLDGKHISLNRKQLDNMPILDSIIKEAMRLSSASMTFRVAKEDFTLHLENDFYNIRKDDIVALYPQLLHFDPEIYADPLTFRYDRFLNEKGEEKTDFYRNGRKLKHYYMPFGTGIAKCPGRLFAVHEIKQFLALIFSYFEIELVDSNVKCPSLDQSRAGLGILQPSNDIDFRYRLKCL, translated from the exons ATGTTCCTAGCATCCTGGATCTGGGGAATGGCAGTAATACTTTGTTGTGTATCTTGGTTTCTTCTAGGGAGGAGAAGAAG GCGGCAAGGTGAGCCACCACTTGAAAATGGGTTCCTTCCATACCTGGGCTGTGCCTTGAAGTTTGGTGCCAACCCCCTTGAATTCctcaaagaaaagcagaagaagcaTGGCCACATCTTCACTTGCCATGTAGCAGGGAAATACATTCATTTCCTCACTGACCCTTTTTCGTACCATGCATTGATGCGCCAGGGAAAACACTTGGACTGGAAAAAGTTCCATTTTGCTACTTCTGCCAAG GCTTTTGGGCATGGTAGCATTGACCCTGCAGAGGGAAACACCACTGAAAATTTTCATCAGACTTTCATTAGAACCCTTCAAGGCAATGCCCTAGATGCCCTCATTGAAGCAATGATGGAAAACCTACAGTATGTCATGCTGCAGTCAAGAGCCCCTAAGCTTCAGTCTAATACCTGGGTGACAGAAGGACTTTATACATTCTGCTGCCAAGTGATGTTTGAGTCTGGCTTTTTAACACTTTTTGGTAAAGAATTTAATTCAAATAATGACAAAAACCTATCATCAAAGCAGGAAACTGAGAGAGCTCATATCCTAAATGCCCTTGAAAACTTCAAGGAATTCGATAAGATTTTCCCAGCCCTCGTGGCAGGGCTCCCTATCCACCTCTTCAAGAGTGCCCACAGCGCACGTGAGAGGCTGGGAGAGGCACTCCTGCACAAGAACCTCCTGAAAAGGGACAACCTCTCTGAGCTGGTCACCCTCCGCATGTTCCTGAATGACACCCTGTCAACCTTCGATGACATGGAAAAAGCAAAGACCCACGTGGCAGTGCTCTGGGCCTCTCAAGCAAACACCATTCCTGCCACTTTCTGGACCTTGTTCTATCTTCTTAA GAGTCCAGAAGCAATGAGAGCTGCTACCAAAGAAGtgcaaaatgttttggaaagtgCCGAGGAGAGTATCAGCCTAGATGGCAAACATATTTCCTTGAACCGAAAACAGCTGGATAATATGCCAATATTAG ACAGCATCATCAAGGAGGCGATGAGGCTCTCGAGTGCATCCATGACTTTCCGAGTGGCCAAGGAGGATTTCACTTTGCACTTAGAGAACGACTTCTACAACATTCGCAAAGATGATATTGTAGCTCTTTAccctcagctgctgcattttGATCCAGAAATCTATGCTGATCCCCTG ACATTCCGATACGATCGCTTTCTGAACGAGAAGGGCGAGGAGAAGACCGACTTCTACCGCAACGGCCGGAAGCTGAAGCATTACTACATGCCTTTTGGGACAGGCATAGCAAAGTGCCCGGGCAGGTTATTTGCTGTCCATGAGATTAAACAATTCTTGGCTctgattttttcatattttgagaTAGAGCTTGTGGACAGTAATGTGAAGTGTCCCTCTCTAGATCAATCCCGTGCCGGACTGGGTATTTTGCAGCCATCCAATGACATTGATTTTAGGTACAGGCTGAAGTGCttatga